In Streptomyces sp. P9-A4, a single window of DNA contains:
- a CDS encoding nuclear transport factor 2 family protein produces MSSSEDSERGGGREVGGMVTAAGVDHVRLAYHYLDDGDVDGFGSLLHEDVELRRPDAPPGQGRAEVLRMHREGLVPPARHTLDRIVAEGDSVVVMGRVGELPFVDVFTLSPEAMLRGCRRYYHVAP; encoded by the coding sequence GTGAGCAGCAGCGAAGACAGTGAGCGGGGCGGCGGGCGCGAGGTGGGCGGCATGGTCACAGCGGCGGGGGTCGACCACGTACGGCTCGCCTATCACTACCTCGACGACGGCGATGTGGACGGATTCGGATCGCTCCTCCACGAGGACGTGGAGCTGCGCCGGCCGGACGCCCCGCCGGGGCAGGGGCGCGCCGAGGTGCTGCGGATGCACCGGGAGGGCCTGGTGCCGCCCGCCCGCCACACCCTCGACCGGATCGTGGCCGAGGGGGACAGCGTGGTGGTGATGGGGCGCGTCGGTGAGCTTCCCTTCGTCGACGTGTTCACCTTGTCGCCGGAGGCCATGCTGCGCGGCTGTCGCCGCTACTACCACGTGGCGCCCTGA
- a CDS encoding AfsR/SARP family transcriptional regulator — translation MPDSVSGVRPASEGPVFRILGPLQVTGPRGPVRVPPGRQEVILAALLLEANRVVSTDYLVDLIWDDEPPDTARTQVQICVSRLRKLFAGAGLDAAITTRPPGYVLKTDGESVDSALFAREVAEARALLRSGRPADAVERLRAAEALWQGSGLDGVTCDTLRSKALQLDEERLTAVETRIQLELDLGRHHQLVGEVQLLVREHALRERLRGQLMLALYRSGRQAEALEAYRIGRELLVEELGLEPGEELRGLEAAILSGDPSLRSAGAEDRIGSTPPGHTATGNGLAGAGAGRDGDRLSGRRADGTADDGRWDGRTGAGSGSGVGSGAGSGPGRYSGAESYPGAETYGGTGSGSGTSGGTRSGITGHTGGAGVLGAGGLVGNTGLSVTVGTPGIDAAHAGSAAGSASGASAAPVTEAQESLAAPPSRTAPGAVAGAGEEIPRQLQADTADFVGDEEQMGAIERALIGDGQRRAVGVAVIVGKPGTGKSTLATHIAHRIGENRFPDGQLYCDLRGTTAAPATAAEVLGRFLRALGIPGPVIPESLDERAEMYRTLLATRRVLVVLDDAASESQVRPLLPGTRSCAVLVTSRLRITGLPGAYRVELDVLDTERALELLVRVIGPDRVSRESVAAEALIRTVGGLPLALRIVAARLAARPHWTLASMVHRLANERHRLDELTHGEMTMRASLSLTHDGLGAEERKLLRLLSLAQGPTLPGWLAGALLDDGRPFPSDLLEPLVDVQMLDVVGVESTGGFRYRFHEIIRVFAREQLAAHDEPAAQSTALGRMMGGWMALAEEAHRRIYGGDFTLLHGRAPRWQPPRTVVDELLVDPLEWLDSEQANLCQAVEHAAREGMDELSWDLATTLVTLFEVRGHHDLWEQSHEQALAAVRLAGNTRGTAALLSSMGSLHLSRSQHEEARQNLTTALGLFAELDDAHGRALCRRDLALLDRLGGADDRALDLYGLALADFDRAEDPVGRANVLTHSAHIWMRRGQDSTAQSQLDEALGIYRSVGYTGGQARTLRRVGQLLYGRGEHEQAVRTFSEVLELCRERGDVIGEGHLLRDLGQAHAAMGLDRLARDFYDRSLTVREQIMDQGGSALVRLDLARVLARSGERDRSRGLLESAAQTFRDRNMGPELRETELLLGG, via the coding sequence ATGCCCGACTCCGTCAGCGGAGTACGCCCCGCTTCTGAAGGCCCGGTCTTCCGCATCCTCGGGCCGTTACAGGTCACCGGTCCACGGGGGCCGGTCCGTGTGCCGCCCGGCCGGCAGGAAGTCATCCTGGCCGCCCTCCTGCTGGAGGCCAACCGGGTGGTCAGCACCGACTATCTCGTCGATCTGATCTGGGACGACGAACCGCCGGACACCGCCCGTACGCAGGTGCAGATCTGTGTGTCCCGGCTGCGGAAGCTGTTCGCGGGGGCGGGGCTCGACGCCGCCATCACCACCCGGCCGCCGGGGTACGTGCTCAAGACCGACGGCGAGAGCGTGGACTCGGCCCTCTTCGCCCGCGAGGTGGCGGAGGCGCGTGCGCTGCTCCGGTCCGGCCGTCCGGCCGATGCGGTCGAACGGCTGCGGGCCGCCGAGGCGTTGTGGCAGGGGTCGGGCCTCGACGGGGTCACGTGCGACACCCTCCGCAGCAAGGCCCTCCAGTTGGACGAGGAACGGCTGACGGCCGTGGAGACCCGTATCCAACTGGAACTCGACCTCGGGCGCCATCACCAACTGGTCGGCGAAGTTCAGCTGTTGGTACGGGAGCACGCACTGCGCGAGCGGCTGCGCGGCCAGCTGATGCTGGCCCTGTACCGCTCCGGGCGTCAGGCCGAGGCCCTTGAGGCGTACCGGATCGGCCGGGAACTCCTCGTGGAGGAACTCGGCCTCGAACCCGGCGAGGAACTGCGCGGGCTGGAAGCGGCGATCCTCTCCGGGGATCCTTCGCTGCGGTCGGCCGGTGCCGAGGACCGGATCGGGTCGACGCCCCCCGGCCACACCGCCACCGGAAACGGACTCGCGGGTGCGGGTGCGGGGCGCGATGGCGACCGGCTGTCCGGACGGCGTGCGGACGGCACCGCCGACGACGGCCGATGGGACGGCCGTACGGGTGCGGGGTCGGGATCGGGTGTCGGATCCGGTGCCGGTTCGGGGCCCGGGCGGTACTCGGGCGCGGAGTCGTATCCCGGTGCGGAGACGTACGGCGGTACGGGGTCGGGTTCCGGCACGAGCGGTGGGACCCGTAGCGGCATCACGGGTCACACCGGTGGCGCCGGTGTCCTGGGCGCCGGCGGCCTCGTGGGCAACACCGGGCTCTCGGTCACGGTGGGCACCCCCGGTATCGACGCAGCCCATGCGGGATCGGCGGCCGGATCCGCATCGGGAGCGTCCGCCGCGCCTGTCACGGAGGCTCAGGAATCCCTCGCGGCTCCCCCGTCGCGTACGGCCCCGGGAGCCGTGGCCGGGGCTGGCGAGGAGATTCCGCGCCAGCTCCAGGCCGACACCGCCGACTTCGTCGGTGACGAGGAGCAGATGGGCGCGATCGAGCGCGCCCTGATCGGCGACGGCCAGCGGCGGGCGGTGGGGGTCGCCGTGATCGTCGGCAAGCCCGGCACCGGCAAGTCCACCCTGGCCACCCATATCGCGCACCGCATCGGGGAGAATCGTTTCCCCGACGGTCAGCTGTACTGCGACCTGCGCGGCACCACGGCCGCTCCCGCCACGGCGGCGGAGGTGCTCGGCCGTTTCCTCCGGGCCCTCGGCATCCCCGGCCCGGTGATCCCCGAGTCGCTCGACGAGCGGGCCGAGATGTACCGGACGCTGCTCGCCACCCGGCGCGTGCTCGTCGTCCTCGACGACGCGGCCTCGGAGAGCCAGGTCCGGCCGCTGCTCCCGGGCACCCGCAGCTGCGCGGTCCTGGTGACCAGCCGGCTGCGGATCACCGGGCTGCCCGGCGCGTACCGGGTGGAGCTGGACGTCCTCGACACCGAGCGCGCCCTGGAACTCCTCGTCCGGGTCATCGGCCCCGACCGGGTGAGCAGGGAGTCGGTGGCCGCCGAGGCGCTGATCAGGACGGTGGGCGGGCTGCCGCTCGCGCTGCGGATCGTGGCCGCCCGGCTGGCGGCGCGCCCGCACTGGACACTGGCCTCGATGGTCCACCGGCTGGCCAACGAACGGCACCGGCTCGACGAGCTGACCCACGGCGAGATGACCATGCGGGCCAGCCTGTCGCTGACCCACGACGGACTGGGCGCGGAGGAGCGGAAGCTGCTGCGGCTGCTCAGCCTCGCCCAGGGACCCACCCTGCCGGGCTGGCTGGCCGGCGCCCTCCTCGACGACGGCCGCCCCTTCCCCTCCGACCTGCTCGAACCCCTCGTCGACGTACAGATGCTCGATGTGGTGGGCGTCGAGTCGACCGGCGGATTCCGGTACCGGTTCCACGAGATCATCCGGGTGTTCGCCCGCGAGCAGCTCGCGGCCCACGACGAGCCGGCCGCCCAGTCGACCGCGCTCGGCCGCATGATGGGCGGCTGGATGGCGCTCGCCGAAGAGGCCCACCGGCGCATCTACGGCGGGGACTTCACCCTTCTGCACGGCCGGGCGCCCCGCTGGCAGCCGCCGCGCACGGTCGTCGACGAACTGCTCGTGGATCCGCTGGAGTGGCTGGACAGCGAACAGGCCAACCTGTGCCAGGCGGTGGAGCACGCCGCCCGGGAGGGGATGGACGAGCTGAGCTGGGACCTCGCGACGACGCTCGTGACGCTGTTCGAGGTGCGCGGCCATCACGACCTGTGGGAGCAGAGCCACGAGCAGGCGCTCGCCGCGGTGAGACTGGCGGGCAACACTCGTGGCACGGCGGCCCTGTTGAGTTCGATGGGTTCACTGCACCTCAGCCGCAGCCAGCACGAGGAGGCCCGGCAGAACCTGACCACCGCGCTGGGTCTGTTCGCGGAGCTCGACGACGCGCACGGACGCGCCCTGTGCCGCCGCGATCTCGCCCTCCTGGACCGGCTGGGCGGCGCCGACGACCGCGCGCTCGACCTGTACGGGCTGGCGCTCGCGGACTTCGACCGGGCCGAGGACCCGGTGGGACGGGCGAACGTCCTCACCCACAGCGCGCACATCTGGATGCGGCGTGGTCAGGACTCCACCGCCCAGTCCCAGCTGGACGAGGCCCTGGGGATCTACCGCTCGGTGGGCTACACGGGCGGGCAGGCACGGACGCTGCGCCGGGTGGGGCAGCTCCTGTACGGGCGGGGCGAGCACGAGCAGGCGGTCCGC